The sequence AATTTACTTATAATTCAGTCAAAAGAAAGATGGCTTAACTGGAACCTTATGCGATTCTCGTATAAGGTTCCAATTGCAAACCTACACGATTAATAGAGGAGAACAAACGATGGTATCGACTATTGACGACACCAAGCGCACTGCTATTGCCATGAAACTGGCTGATATGAAAGCGGTGCAAAACCTACTGATCTCGAATGAGGAAGCTCTTATAAAAGAGTGTGGAGATCAAGAAATTTGCGATCGCCTGCGCGATATGCTAGAAGACGATCATAAAAACATGGGCGTTCTAGACACTGTGATTGTTCAGTATGGTGTCAAGGGAGAGCCGAAGCATACAACAACCAAACTGATTGAGTCAACTCGGAAACTCATGCAAGGTTCAGAGTTGACTCTGTTTGAGAAAGTAGGTCAGCATGAATTGCTCAAACATCAGCAGACCATGAGTGGACTGCTAATTCACAAAGCTGCTCAAATTGTTGGCGCTGACGTTGAAGCTGCTATCACTCCTTTGAACACGGTTAACTTTGAGAACCGGGCTCACCAAGAACAACTCAAAGGAGTCCTGGAAATTCTGGGCACCCGCGAACTGACCGGCAAAGACCCAGATCAAGGAATCTGGGCACGGGTTCAAGATGCGGTTGCAGCCTTTACAGGCGTCGCTGGTAGCGTTGTTACCCGCAGCAAGAGCGACATGAACATTCAAGATCTGATCAAAATGGATCACACCAAGGTGAATCTTCTGTTCACCCAGTTTCAATCTACTGAAGATCCTCAAAAGCTCCAAGAGTATTTCGGTCAGATTTACAAAGATCTGAGCGCTCATTCGGAAGCTGAAGAGGAAGTTGTCTACCCAGCAGTACGTCCTTACTACGCAAAAACCGAAGATCTGTATAAAGAACAAGCTGAAATGAAACAGGTGCTGGAAAAGATTAAGTCTATCAGCCCCTCTTCACCCAATTTCAAAAATGAAGTTAAACAGCTGATGGCTGCTGTTATGCACCACGTGCAGCAAGAAGAGAATGAAATGTTCGCGAAAATCCGCGACAATTTCAGTGAACAGCAGCAGGAAAAAATGGCTACCGATTTCAAAACAGCTAAGAGCAAGTTCCAAGATCAACTGGCAGCTTCCCAGAAGTAGTAACGTAAGTTGCTAGCTATATTCTTGAGGCTGATAGCGATCGATAGTTAGTAGTAAATAGCAATCTTCGCGCGTTTCCAGGTTCTATCTGGAAACGCCTTTTTTTGTAGGTTGGGCTTTTGTGAAGCGAAATGCAACCTACTGTCGCAAGTCTATTTTTCGGCGGACGCGAAGGGATTGTTATGGAGAGCCTATTTAGCACATCACCCGCAAGGCTGACATTTCTGCCGTAAGAAGCACAATCCCAAGTTTTTTCGGCATTGTTCCAGTTAATAACGATCGGTGTATAGGAACTAAGTATTAGTTTGAATCGTCGCCTACCGATAGACTCGCTTTATCCTTCTCTCGTAAATAGGCTGCGTCAGCTGTCGTAAGATAGTTTACGATAGTAAGCAATAGAGTGCGATCGCTCTTCTGCCTGTGGGCATATCGCTCTTTAATATACGGATAAAGCATCAGGGTAGCTAACCTTGACATTTTCTGGGTGCTAAACCTTGCTCAGGGTGCGGCATTTCCAAGATCTCTTTTGGTGTGAGTTTTGTGAGACTACATTTTATGCGTTTATCAACTGTTGCTGTTTATACGTTAGCTGCTCTGGCAGCAGGGGCTCTGAGCGCAGAAGCCAACCCCAGCCAGAGTAAGCATTCTCCTCCGGTAGAACAAGCGATCGCACTCTCCTCGGCGTTGAAGGAGGCAGTTGCGCCACCGGAAACTCTAGCAGCACAACTAGCTGCCGAGATAGAAAGCGATCGCACAAACGTTTTAGGGCAAGTCGGATCGTTCCCAGAAAAAGCCCAACCTACAGATAACCTCGTTTCTCAGTTATCCACCACAAATACCGAAAAGCTCGGCTCGACTGAGTTACTGTTGACAGAAGGCCCAGGTGCTGAGGCACTCCGCGCCAACGACTTCGTTTCCGAATCATCCATTACTGCCGATGTCAACCAGCTGGTAACTCCGCCAGCACAAAACCGCACTACTGCTTGCGGTCAACAAACCAGACAGAACGCTGACCCAGCAAGGTCTACTCAGGTAGCGCAGAGAACGGCGAGAGAGTGCCCAAGGCCCGATCGAATTACCCCACTGGCAATACCAGAAGTAGAAGATGAATTTGAATCTTCGCCCGGTCTGAGCATTTATATCCCCGTAGGTTTTGGGGCCGATCGAAACACCGTCTTTATCGGCGGTACTTATCAAAACACCACCCGACACGATGACGACGACAATAATGGCAACGTTGGGGTGGGGATTGGTTTAGGCGATGCCGATCGATTAGTGGGCGTCGAACTGTCCTATGCCTTTAAAAATTTTAATGATGAAAATGACTTTGGCGAAGGCGGCTTTAATGCCAAAGTGCATCGTCGCTTTGGAGATAGCTTCTCCATAGCAGCAGGCTACAACGGCTTTGTAAATATCGGTCGCAACGATTTTGAACATTCCCGCTATGGAGTGATTACCAAAATCTTTCGGACGCGAGAATCTATTCGCGATCCTCTCAGTCGTGTCTCTGTCACTCTCGGTGTAGGGGATGGACAGTTCCGATCGAATGGTGCTATCGATGCTGGTGATAACGACCCCAACTTTTTTGGGAATATAGCCCTCCGCATTATCCGACCAGTCAGTTTTATTACAGAGTGGACAGGAACAGACCTAGCATTGGGACTTTCGATCGCACCGTTTAAACGCTTTCCTTGGGTGATTACCCCAGCCGTGCGCGACCTTGCCGGTAGAGGTGACGACCCTCGATTTGTGTTAGGCTCTGGAATTTCATTTCAGTTTTAAGTAGGAGGTGCTAAATGCGGACAATTAAATCCCTTGCTTGGGTCGTTGGTCTATCTGTAGTTGCCGGGTCGCTAACGGTTGGGCCAGTCAGGGCTGACCACGCTCCCGATATCACGGGAACCAATTATTGGAACAACACAGCGCCTCGATTTGGTGGTCGAGGCGGTCGGTTAGATCCCCAGTTGGCCGATCGCGTCAGAAGGTTCAACGATGAATCCCAACAAGCCTATAACGCTTGTCTGGCAGCAGTCGAAGCGGCACCGCCAAGTGCGGGCGGCCCCCGACAGTATTTAAGAAATCCCCAAGAAGTTGCAGGCGAATATCCAGCTGCGTGTCAGCGGCTGAATGCCTTAAGGAATGATCGAGACAACTTGAGGAACGAATTGGAACGAGTAGGACAAATAAGTCCAGCTTTTAAGAGTTGGTAGAGTTTCGCCCCCATAGTGAGTGAGGAGAAGTGATAACAGCTATGATGCAGAAAAAGCTTAAGAGATATCGGGCTGCCGGGGTACAGTTGCTGATGGGAGCGATCGCCGCCGGACTTGTAGGGAGCTTCTCGACAGCAGTTAAAGCTCAGATGACCATCCCCGATCGCGGTATCCAATATAACGAGGATACCCTGATCGAATTTGAATTCAGAGAATCCCACGGCTATTACAGGTCAACCTTTGGCGTCATCAACTTAGCTACCCGTGAAATGACCGATCTGATTGCCGAAGTTAAACCCTTTGACGACTTTAGCGATCGATCTGAACTTAATAATCCCTCCACGCGCACCGATGACGTTGGCACATCAAGGGATTTTGTGGGGACACCCGGTAACTCGGTGCCAGATCCCATCAGGCGGTTTACGTTTGATGCCAATACTCAGTATGCCTTCTACCTAAAGGTTTTTCGCCCCAACGGTACACTTTTAACCACACTTTACTCGACAAGATTCGAGCAACTTAGTGGTAGCCAAGATGCAGATTCTGCCCAGTCTGTAGGTGGTTTATCTGACGGAAAGGTGGGCGATCGCAAAGGCGTCCGCATCAGCTGGGATGATACCGGAGTACTGCGACCCGACGGTGTTCGTCCTCCTGGAAAAGATCGCGACTTCGACGACTTCATTGTCGAAGCTGGCGGTTTTCTAGTAACCTCCGCCCCTTGCCCCAGAGTCAAGTAATACCGCTCTTTGAGGTTAGTGAGGTATAGAAAAACCCGGTTTCTTCAAGAAACCGGGTTTTTGGGCTGTACTGTTGCTCCACTTCATGTATAGCTAGGGACTAGGGGCTAGGGGCTAGGGGCTAGGGAAGAGGGAAGAGGGAAGAGGGAAAAGGTTACTCCGTAAGGGATTTGGAAAATAAGTAAGAGTTGGAGTTGCCCTAACCGACGAGAGCGGTTGCTATAAATTGTAGGGGCGGGTTTTGCCATGATTCTGGTCGGTTAGCCACAAATTATCTGCAAAACCGTTCGGCAGATCTCACGGCGAAGCCCGCCCCTACGCTATGAAGAAAATCGTTTTATTCTACCTCACTCGGCTTTTGATTTAGACAGCAGCCAATTCTGGATGCTCAATCCTTGTTCCCAGAAGTTTGAGGAATTCAGCTAGCCAGCGGGGATGCGCGGGCCAAGCCGGTGCCGTCACCAGATTGCCATCAACCATCGCCTCATCTACGGGAATATGAGCATAGAGTCCGCCAGCCATAGTCACATCTGGGCCACAGGCGGGATATGCCGTGCAACTCTTACCTTCCAGGACTCCAGCAGCAGCCAAAACCTGCAACCCGTGGCATATTGCGGCAATAGGTTTATTTGCTTCGGCAAAGTGGCGGGTAATATCCAGCACCTTCTCATTTAAACGAATGTACTCCGGCGCACGTCCCCCAGGTACTACTAAGGCGTCGTAAGCTTCTGCTTCCACTTCATCAAAGTCGGCGTTTAACGTAAAATTATGACCTGGTTTCTCGCTATAGGTTCGATCGCCCTCAAAGTCGTGAACGGCTGTTCGCACTTTTTCACCGGCTTTTTTGTCGGGACAAACAACATGAACGGTGTGTCCAACCATCTGTAGGGCTTGGAACGGCACCATGACTTCATAATCTTCCACATAATCACCGACAAGCATCAAAATCTTCTTGGCAGCCATATTTTAAATCCTTCTTGACTTAGCTAAACTCACTCTAGCAACCAACTAAATAAGCCTTTTACTGTAAGGCTAAAATCTTTGGCAAATTCTGGCACTGGCAAAAGTGTTCCAGCTTCGTGGTAAAAAGCGATCGATCTGGCAGATAGACAAACACAGATTGTTCCGTTCTGAAAAACTTACTCAAACTTACTCATCAAACTCCAGAAACCTGAATATAAGTAGGTTTGACGTTTCCTTCCTGTGTTAAACGACAGCGAAAACTCAATGTTAAGTTAATCGTTGCACCCTTTCCTGAAAAACAGCGCGGTTCTGACCAATTTTTCTTCCAAGCTTCTTCTCAACACCCACGAACGTTAGCTGGTTCTGCACAAAGGTTTTGCACTTATTTTGAAAGGCTGGGGCAACGTTGGAAAGCACTATAGGAGGCTTGGGATTGCGATGTTGTCCCCGATGAGGTTGTTTTTAGTACCTTTGATTCTGTGCCAACTTGCGTCGATCAACATCTGAAACCTGCCTGTGCTGGCAGCGATCGCTAGAAGTCTAATACAAAACCAGTATAAAGATTAATGTTGAGTGATTGCTAACAGACGAGCAATCTCGGTATATTCCTTACGGCCTTTAATTAACTTGGGGCAAGCGGCGATCGCTTTACGTTAGGCAATTACCCTCTGTCAATAGCTGCTATAACAAGATCACCTGATTGAGGAACGTCAGCCCCAAGTCTAGCCTTGCCGCTGCCTCTCTCAACATTCTGTTCACTTACTTGAAAACTTGAACGATCGCTGCCAGCTCAATTCCGTCAAACCTTGATGTTGGATAGAGATCCACCTCAAGGACAATTACCCTTCCAGGCAGAAAACGCTAGAGTTTAACCAATTGTCAAGCCAACATTTTGAGTTCATATAATTAGGAGAAAATTCGTATGGCAGCTTCAATTACCTTTGCAGGACAGAACATAGGTTCGATTAACGAAGGCGACGGTAGAGATTTTAGGGTGGGAGCTACACTGGAGTCAGTGTGGGAAGTGATCGTAGCTGCCTACCCCACGGCTGATATAAGCAACACCACGTTCGTTTTTACGCCGCTTACTCTTGACCCAAACTCTGTGGCGAATAGCTCAGATTTCTTTAATTTTGGCACTCAGTTTTTTATCCGCACAAATGGAACCGTGGGCTCAGTCGTCATTACTAATAATGACAGTGAGATTGAAATTAATGAAACCTTTTCTTTCCAACCTGTACTCACTAACTTGGAGATTGAGACTGCCGACAGACGAACGTTGGCACTGCTCAACCCTACACAGATTACAGAACTATTTGCTCCATCGGGTGGTCTGACGCTGAATCTTGGTAAGGTTACAGGCACCATCATTGACAATGATTCCCCGCCGCCTATTAACCAAGCGCCCACAGCCGTCAATTTCGTCAGCACCACAACTTCTCTTGATGAGAATACCAGCACTACCACCCGCATCAAAGTTGCTGATATCGACATTACCGACGATGGACTGGGCACAAATGTTCTGAGTTTGATGGGTAGCGACGCAAGCGCATTTGAGCTGGATGGCACCACGTTGTATCTGAAAGCCGGAACAACCCTCGACTACGAAACCAAATCGAGCTACACCATTAGCGTTAACGTCGATGATGCTTCTGTTGGCAACACACCCGATGCCAGCAACACCTTCACCCTCAGTCTCAACGATCTGCCGGAAAATGTTGCGCCTGTTGCCAATCCAGACACCAAATCCACCAACCAAAATACTCCCCTGATCATTAGCAGCGCCGATCTTCTAGCCAATGACACCGACACTAATGGAGATCTGCTCAACATTACCGGAGTCAGCAATGCGACGGGCGGTACAGTTGGCTTCAGCAATGGCAATGTTTTATTCACCCCCAATGGAGACTTCACGGGCGCTGCTAGCTTTGACTACACCATCACCGATGGACAGGAGACTGCAACGACAACAGTAACCGTCAACGTTGCCCCTGTGGCAGGCATCAATCGCTCTGGCGGCAACGGCAAAGATACCCTCACTGGCGGTTTGGGCAGAGATACCCTCAGCGGCGGCAATGGGGATGACATCCTCAACGGAGGGGCAGGTGGAGATACGCTCAGAGGCGACAATGGCAACGATACCTTGATTGGCGGCACGGGCAGAGATACCGTTACAGGCGGCAACGGTAACGATATCTTTGTGATTGCAGCGGGATCTGGCACTGACACCTTCACTGACTTCAAGAAGGGCACGGATGTGGTCGGGTTATCAGGTGGATTGAGCTTTGGTCAGCTTTCGTTCAGTGGCAATCAAATCCTTGCAGGCGGTGAAACGCTGGCGAATTTGACGGGAATTGATACAACAACCTTGACGCAAAGCAACTTTATTACGATCTAGAATTCGTATTTAGCAGGAGCGATCGCCCTTCTCCGTCTCAGTAGCGATTCTCCGAAGGAGAGGCTACTGAGATGGTGAGCGCAGTGGAGAAACACGGTCATAGCTGCTATAGGAAGATCACCTGATTGAGGAACGTCAGACCCAAGTCTAGCCTTACCGCTGTCTCTATCAGCATTCTGTTCACTTACTTGAACGATCGCTGCCAGCTCAATTCCGTCAAACCTTGATGTTGGATAGAGATCCACCTCAAGGACAATTACCCTTCCAGGCAGAAAACGCTAGAGTTTAACCAATTGTCAAGCCAACATTTTGAGTTCATATAATTAGGAGAAAATTCGTATGGCAGCTTCAATTACCTTTGCAGGACAGAACATAGGTTCGATTAACGAAGGCGACGGTAAATTTTCTGAGGCGGGAGCTACACTGGAGTCAGTGTGGGAAGTGATTTTAGCTGCCTACCCCACGGCTGATATAAACAGAACCGCGTTTAGTTTTACGCCGCTTACTCTTGACCCAAACTCTGTGGCGAATAGCTCAGATTTCCCTGAGTTCAGCTCTCAGTTTCTTATCTTCACAGATGGAAGCGCGGGCTCAACCATCTATACTAATAATGACAGTGAGATTGAAGATAATGAAACCTTTTCTTTCCAACCTGTGCTCACTGCCTTGGAGATTAGGGATAGTAACTCCGGGCGGTTGGCATTGCTCAATCCTGCTCAGATTACAGAACTATTTGCTCCATCGGGTGGTCTGACGCTGAATCTTGGTAAGGTTACAGGCACCATCATTGACAATGATACCCCGCCGCCTGTTAACCAAGCGCCCACAGCCGTCAATTTTGTCAACACCATAACTTCTCTTGACGAAAACACCAGCACTGCCACCCGCATCAAAGTTACTGATATTACTATCACCGACGATGGACTGGGCACAAATGTTCTGAGTTTGGTGGGTAGCGATGCAAGTGCATTTGAGCTAGATGGCACTACGTTGTATCTGAAAGCCGGAACAACCCTCGACTACGAAACCAAATCGAGCTACACCATTAGCGTTAACGTCGATGATGCTTCTGTTGGCAACACACCCGATGCCAGCAACACCTTCACCCTCAGTCTCAACGATCTGCCGGAAAATGTTGCGCCTGTTGCCAATCCAGACACCAAATCCACCAACCAAAATACTCCCCTGACCATTAGCAGCGCCGATCTTCTAGCCAATGACACCGACACTAATGGAGATCTGCTCAACATTACCGGAGTCAGCAATGCGACGGGCGGTACAGTTGGCTTCAGCAATGGCAGTGTTTTATTCACCCCTAATGGAGACTTCACGGGCGCAGCCAGCTTTGACTACACCATCACCGATGGACAGGAGACTGCAACGACAACAGTAACCGTCAACGTTGCCCCTGTGGCAGGCATCAATCGCTCTGGCGGCAACGGCAAAGATACCCTCACTGGCGGTTTGGGCAGAGATACCCTCAGCGGCGGCAATGGGGATGACATCCTCAACGGAGGGGCGGGTGGAGATACGCTCAGAGGCGACAATGGCAACGATACCTTGATTGGCGGCACGGGCAGAGATACCGTTACAGGCGGCAACGGTAACGATATCTTTGTGATTGCAGCGGGATCTGGCACTGACACCTTCACTGACTTCAAGAAGGGCACGGATGTGGTCGGGTTATCAGGTGGATTGAGCTTTGGTCAGCTTTCGTTCAGTGGCAATATGATCGTGGTAGGCGGTGAAACGCTGGCGAATTTGACGGGAATTGATACAACAACCTTGACGCAAAGCAACTTTATTACGATCTAGGGTTCGTGTTTAGCAAGAGCGATCGCTCTTTTCCGAGTCATCTCAGTTGTGATTGGGTGTGGAGCCGTAGTGACGAGCGATCGCTATCCTCACAACGTTCATTCTGCAATCGGTGATGATCGTGTGAATGAAAGCGATCCAAACCCATTGCACACCGACCGATTGAGGGCGATCGGTATGCCCGAAAAGCTACTAGCGGCGGGTGAACAGGAGCGTTATGCTTATCCTGAAAAGTCCTCTCAGGATGAGAAAGTTATAACTGGTTTGTATCCAGAGAGATGACTTGCTCGGATGCCAGAATACCTCCAACTGCGATCGCTTCCAGTCTTCCCGTTTCCTGGGGATGCTGAGTCTTGACTTTGGCGAGTCCTACGGAAAGCTTCGCTAACGCCTCCTCAATCCTTGCTGCCTGAGCAATGTAGAATTGAAACAAGTAAGTAGCTTTTAACCTGGCAACGTAGATTGGGTTGATTGCGATCGAAAATCTAATATACCTTCAGGGTTTCTACGTTGCATGATTTATGTCACACAACACTGGTTGAGTTTGGCTACTGAGAGCCATATTTTAAATCCTTCTTGACTGAGCTAAATTCACTCTAGCAACCAATTAAACAAGCCTTCTACTGTAAGGCTAAAATCTTTGGCAAATTCTGGCACTGGCAAAAGTGTTCCAGCTTCGTCGTAAAAAGCGATCGATCGATCTGGCAGATAGACAAACACAGATTCTTCACCTGGATCGATCAGCCACCCCATCTGAGTTCCATATTTGAGGCAATGCAAAATATTCTTGATAACTTTAGTTTGGCTTTGATCGGGAGATAAAATTTCGATTGTCCAATCGGGAGCAATTGAAAAGACGTTATCAACCCCACCATTTTCCTTACGTGGGATTCTGTCCCACAGAAACACAGAAATGTCAGGTACAATTGAGCGTCCGCCAAAGGTACAACGAAGCTCTGAGAAAGCCCGCGCAGTCTGTTTGGGTTTGACGACCGAGTTGATTGCAGGTGCTAACTCAGTTTGAATTGCGCTGTGTTCTCCTTGTGGCATAGCTTTTTGAATAATATGCCCATCAATATATTCGCTAGCAGGTTCTGTCTCCGGCAGCGTCAGGAATTCTTCTAGAGTAAGGGGTTTGGCAGGGGTCTGTACCATTTAAAGTTTATTTAAGACAGGTAAGTTGCACTGCTTCTACAAGTTATTCTACAAAATAGAGCTATCTGTTGGAGCGATCGCTTTATCCCCAACAACTATTGCATTATATTATTGCTTGATTATTTTCGGTAGAGGTTAGCTTGTATAGCGCCACAAAGTTATATTATATAGCTCAAATTAATTTATGCCTACCGATAGAGCCAAAATCGAAAAAATTCTTTTAGGCTAATGTACACCTTTAAACGTATTAATAAAGAATTAGGCAATAAAATGAAAAACGTCAACCTAGCTACGCCGAAAACGCTTCCAAGGTTCCTGCGTAGCGATACAGTTGAGGCGAAATTGCACTTGTACGAACGAGCGATCGCGGCAACCAGCACGGGAATCGTAATTGCCGACGCTCTTTTACCAGATTTACCGATTATTTACTGCAATTCTGCTTTTGAGCAACTTACAGGTTATTCAACCGGGGAAGTTTTAGGGCGCAACTGCCGCTTTTTACAAGGCCGGGACACGGACCCATCTGCGATAGCCCAAATTCGAGAGGCAGTGCGCGATCGGCGGGAATGCCGAGTGGTATTGAAAAACTATCGAAAAGACGGCACCCATTTTTGGAATGAATTGACAATTTCCCCAGTCAGTGACGCCAGCGGTAGCGTCACTCATTTTATTGGGGTACAGCAGGATGTAACTCAGCAACAAGAAGCTCAAAGGAGATTGCAAAAGCAATCTGCCGCTATGAATGCTGCGATCGATGGCATGGCTATTGTTAACCAAAAAGGAGAATTTGTTTATCTAAATGAAGCTTACGCCCAACTTTATGGATATGAGTTTGCAGAAGAACTAATCGGGAAAAGCTGGAAAAGTCTTTACGATGAAGCGGAACTGAGAATATTTAAGCAATATATTTTACCTGCTGTGGATAAACACGGACGGTGGCGGGGTGAAGCGGTCGGTTTACGACAAAATGGCAGCAAGTATCGGCAAGAATTATCTTTGAGCGCGATCGAAGCAGAGATGGGAATGGTTTGCGTGGTGCGGGATATCAGCGATCGCAAACGAGCGGAAGTCGCACTGCAACAGGAAAATGAAGACCTCGAACGCCGCCTCACCGTAGGCAGCGTAGAATTGAGAAAAGTCATTGACAAACTGCATAGGGAAACGCTGCAACGCCAACAGGCGCAAGCAATTTCCCGCGAAAGCGAAGCACTTCTGCGCCCAGTTGTCACCAATTTACCGATCATCCTATATGCAACCGATAAAAAAGGCGAGGTTACTCTTTCTGAGGGTAAAGGATTAGAGCCTCTAGGTTTAAAGGCTGGGGAGTTAGTTGGGCGATCGATCTTCGATTTGTACCGTCACGAACCTGAGATTATCAGCAAAATCAGTCACGTCCTCGCAGGAGGAGAAGCTGCCTGGACTGCTGAAATGGGAGACTTGGTGTATGAAAATCGGGCTACACCCCTGAAAAACCAAAGCGGTGAAGTGATTGGATCGATCGGTATGGCATTGGATATAACCTATCATGTCAAGGCTGAGGAGTCATTGCGACAGCAAGCCGAACGGGAACGGCTAGTAAGTGCGATCGCTCAGCGCATCCGTCGATCGTTAAACTTGGAAGAAGTTCTCAATACCGCCGTGCAAGAAGTGCGGCAATTTCTCCAAACAGACAGAGTGGTACTTTACCGCTTTTACCCAGATGGGAGTGGTGTAGTGGAGGTGGAATCTGTTGGTGAAAATTGCCAGCCAATTCTGGGAATACCAATTCACGACCCTTGCTTTCTGGGAAAATACGTTCAACAATACCAACAAGGTCGCATTCGTGCGATCGGAGATATCTACAATAGCGGTATTGCCCAGTGTCACATCGATTTACTAGCACAGTTTCAGGTGCGAGCTAACCTAGTAGTTCCGATTCTGCAAGGAGAAAATTTGTGGGGACTGCTGATTGCTCATCATTGTAGCGGCCCAAGGCAATGGCTGGAATCGGAAGTCAGCTTGCTAGGACAGCTGAGCGTGCAAATAGCGATCGCCATCCAGCAATCCGAACTATATCAAAAACTGCAAGTCGAACTTATCGAGCGCGAACAAGCCGAAGCTGCCTTACGACAAAGGGAAGAATTGCTATGCCAAAAAGCCTGCGAACTGGAACAAACCCTGCACAAACTGCAAAAAACTCAAACCCAACTTATTCAAAGCGAAAAAATGTCAAGTTTGGGGCAATTAGTTGCAGGTGTAGCTCACGAAATTAATAATCCCGTCAACTTTATTTACGGCAATATCGAGCCAGCTAGAAATTACATTCAAAACCTGTTAGAACTCCTAGAACTTTACCAGCAGCACTGTCCTCACCCAGGCTCGGAAATTGAAGACAAAGCCGAAGATATTGACCTAGAATTCGTCAAGCAGGATTTACCGAAACTGTTGGAATCAATGCGGGTGGGAGCCGATCGGATTCGCGAGATAGTGCGTAGTCTCCGCTACTTTTCCCGCACCGATGAAGCCGAGATGAAAGATGTTGATATTCACGAAGGCATCGAAAGTACCCTGTTGATTTTGCAAAACCGTCTCAAAGCTAATGGCGATTATCCCGGCATTCAGGTTATCCAAGAATATGCCGACCTGCCCAAAGTGGAGTGCTATCCCGGACAGCTCAACCAAGTGCTGATGAATATACTAAGTAATGCGATCGATGCTATGCAACAAGGGTGTCAGGTACAGGGTGTGAAGTGTGGGGCTACACCAACCATTTGGATTCGCACCAAAGTTTCGGACAACAACCGCATTGCCATTCAGATTGCTGACAATGGACCGGGTATGAAAGACGCCGTTCTTCAGCGTCTGTTTGAC comes from Argonema galeatum A003/A1 and encodes:
- a CDS encoding hemerythrin domain-containing protein, with protein sequence MVSTIDDTKRTAIAMKLADMKAVQNLLISNEEALIKECGDQEICDRLRDMLEDDHKNMGVLDTVIVQYGVKGEPKHTTTKLIESTRKLMQGSELTLFEKVGQHELLKHQQTMSGLLIHKAAQIVGADVEAAITPLNTVNFENRAHQEQLKGVLEILGTRELTGKDPDQGIWARVQDAVAAFTGVAGSVVTRSKSDMNIQDLIKMDHTKVNLLFTQFQSTEDPQKLQEYFGQIYKDLSAHSEAEEEVVYPAVRPYYAKTEDLYKEQAEMKQVLEKIKSISPSSPNFKNEVKQLMAAVMHHVQQEENEMFAKIRDNFSEQQQEKMATDFKTAKSKFQDQLAASQK
- a CDS encoding DJ-1/PfpI family protein codes for the protein MAAKKILMLVGDYVEDYEVMVPFQALQMVGHTVHVVCPDKKAGEKVRTAVHDFEGDRTYSEKPGHNFTLNADFDEVEAEAYDALVVPGGRAPEYIRLNEKVLDITRHFAEANKPIAAICHGLQVLAAAGVLEGKSCTAYPACGPDVTMAGGLYAHIPVDEAMVDGNLVTAPAWPAHPRWLAEFLKLLGTRIEHPELAAV
- a CDS encoding cadherin-like domain-containing protein; the protein is MAASITFAGQNIGSINEGDGRDFRVGATLESVWEVIVAAYPTADISNTTFVFTPLTLDPNSVANSSDFFNFGTQFFIRTNGTVGSVVITNNDSEIEINETFSFQPVLTNLEIETADRRTLALLNPTQITELFAPSGGLTLNLGKVTGTIIDNDSPPPINQAPTAVNFVSTTTSLDENTSTTTRIKVADIDITDDGLGTNVLSLMGSDASAFELDGTTLYLKAGTTLDYETKSSYTISVNVDDASVGNTPDASNTFTLSLNDLPENVAPVANPDTKSTNQNTPLIISSADLLANDTDTNGDLLNITGVSNATGGTVGFSNGNVLFTPNGDFTGAASFDYTITDGQETATTTVTVNVAPVAGINRSGGNGKDTLTGGLGRDTLSGGNGDDILNGGAGGDTLRGDNGNDTLIGGTGRDTVTGGNGNDIFVIAAGSGTDTFTDFKKGTDVVGLSGGLSFGQLSFSGNQILAGGETLANLTGIDTTTLTQSNFITI
- a CDS encoding cadherin-like domain-containing protein — its product is MAASITFAGQNIGSINEGDGKFSEAGATLESVWEVILAAYPTADINRTAFSFTPLTLDPNSVANSSDFPEFSSQFLIFTDGSAGSTIYTNNDSEIEDNETFSFQPVLTALEIRDSNSGRLALLNPAQITELFAPSGGLTLNLGKVTGTIIDNDTPPPVNQAPTAVNFVNTITSLDENTSTATRIKVTDITITDDGLGTNVLSLVGSDASAFELDGTTLYLKAGTTLDYETKSSYTISVNVDDASVGNTPDASNTFTLSLNDLPENVAPVANPDTKSTNQNTPLTISSADLLANDTDTNGDLLNITGVSNATGGTVGFSNGSVLFTPNGDFTGAASFDYTITDGQETATTTVTVNVAPVAGINRSGGNGKDTLTGGLGRDTLSGGNGDDILNGGAGGDTLRGDNGNDTLIGGTGRDTVTGGNGNDIFVIAAGSGTDTFTDFKKGTDVVGLSGGLSFGQLSFSGNMIVVGGETLANLTGIDTTTLTQSNFITI
- a CDS encoding Uma2 family endonuclease, with the translated sequence MVQTPAKPLTLEEFLTLPETEPASEYIDGHIIQKAMPQGEHSAIQTELAPAINSVVKPKQTARAFSELRCTFGGRSIVPDISVFLWDRIPRKENGGVDNVFSIAPDWTIEILSPDQSQTKVIKNILHCLKYGTQMGWLIDPGEESVFVYLPDRSIAFYDEAGTLLPVPEFAKDFSLTVEGLFNWLLE